The genome window aaagaacaaaagaccaCTCAAGACCAGTTTCTAGggttctttctttgtctttattcaGCCACATAAAAGCATCATTTGGGTGCAAAGCAGTCTTTTGTGAGGTGGGCCGGGCTCTTGGGTGAGGTCTTTGGGAAAGATTTTGCTGGAGAGCTTTGGCTCTAGATGTGCTGCCCAGGACAGCTCTCTTCCTAAAATGTCTCAGGACTTTCCAGTGCCTTCAGGTGCACAGAAGTCTTGGGCATCAGCCTCTAGCATTAGACATAACAGGTGGGAGAGGCTCGGGAGTATCAAGGTCTCCCCTGGAGCCATTTGGGGAGGAGGGTGGTGGCCTTCAGTATGTAACTGTGGCTTCTAACTGTGAAGGCAGTGTCGCTGTAATGGAGGGGTCAGAAGCTGTAATCTACTCTATGCATCGGAAGAGCCTTTTGGAAGATCTTTTCCTTatagaaaaatcaggaaaatagcAACAAGGAAAGCCAGAAAACTAATGAGTTTAAACAGACTTTCAAAGGAAGACGGGGATTCTCGTACAGTTCGAGTTTTGGTGGCCTTGAGGGTTCGGTCCCACTGTGTCAGGATGGTGTTTCTGGCTCCTTGCCATTTTCCTGGGCCTGTCAGGCGGAATTGGTATGGTGTGCAGGGACCAAAGAAGATGGCCAAGGCCAGGCGTGGGTCCGTcaggagcagagagaagagaTTGGGCTTTGCATTGATATAGGTCAGGAGCTCGTCTATGTATTCGATGTAATCCGACTGTAAAGCCTTGCAGTAGTGCAAACCGAACCTTTGTAAAAGGAagatggtggtggggggagacAAAAAGACAACACGATGATAACCTTAGAACACAGCTGCCGGCTCCTTCTGCCTCTTTAAACTCAGCTATCACTGCACCATGCAGGTGGGAAGAGCCAGGACACTGTGGGTGGAGTCTCCGATGTGCTGGTTCTGCGccagcagcttcctctgccaggGCCCGCTGGCTTGCACCCTGGGGCTGAGGGCCCAGCAGGGTTCCCACTCGCCGGCTCCTCTTTCCTTGGCCAGCTCTTCTACTGACCCCACCGCCGCGAGTCTCCGATGCTCCAGAAGCTCCCCTCTTTTCCCCAGTGTAACTGCACCTCTCTGCTCCAGTTTCCCACCTCCCTGTGATTCAGAAAACACGCCTACGCGGTGCACTCACCCACTGGGCTTGTTCTGTTTCCTTTCCTCCACTTCCTCTATCCTGACGCTGGGTGGCGGCAACGTATGCAGACCTATGGGTAGACAGGACCATGCAGTTTGACTTTGGTGCCCGCTTGTGGACAAGGGAGCTTTACTGCCTCGTCCTTCATGTCCAGTGCCCTGCAACTCATCAGCTCTGGGGAAAACGTCCTCGGCCTGAGCTGATGGTGTGCTCCTGGCAATTCTATCTCCCTCAGAAAGCACAGGCACCCCTTCATCTCACTACTTAATGCAGCAGAACGTCACAGTGCGTTCAGACTTATCACTCTGTTGgccaaacttttacattttaattgagCCTGTCAATTCAGTCAAAATAACAGGAAGATGGAGTTTATATTTTTGATACCCGGTAAATGGTCCAAGTCACCCTGACAGGCTAATCCAGGGAAATATAGAATGGATCCTGCTTTTAAAGATGCTGTCATTTTAAATGGGAGCCGGTAATGGTCTCAAAACCTCCAGTGTCCAAAGTCACCTGCCCTGCTGCTTCCCACACTCACCTTTCAGGACTTGGACCACCCATCGAGCTTGTACCTCTCCTGTGGGTATTATGGAGCCGAAGGGCTTGATGAGGCCAATCACAGCCAGGGTTGGCTTTTGCAGGTGTGCAGGGAAGACATACTTGTACAGAGATGCCTGGCCACCTTCAACTTTCACAACAGATTCATCGAGGAAGGGGAAAGCAAAGGTGTACCCAGTGGCAAAGACGATGATGTCAACGGGCTCCTCCTTTGGGGTGTTGCTGAAGAGCACGGAGTTTTCCTTCACCTCTTTTATGCTGGGCTTGATCTGCACCTTGCCAGTGATGATGCAGCCCGGGAGGTCGTCGTTTATCACGGGCTCTCTTAACTGCACCCTGAACCAAAGCACAGGCAGGGGAGAGTGCTGACCAAACAGCTtagcctccctcctccttccctgacTCTCCAGTCGGGGCCTCTCCCTGGCTGGACAAGAGGTGCCAGTCTTGGGGGAAGCTCCCTGGGTGGGAGGGGATTCAGGGATGTCCAAGGCTTACAACTGATTAGAGTTTGGGAGCCTGTAAGGAGCCAGTGCGTTCCCAGCCCTTGTTACCCTCCCTGTCTTCAGTATTCAGCAGTCACCTGTCATCTAGAGATCTCCCGGTGCTGAAGGGCCGGGAGGGGAGCATCTGTATCCTGGGAATGCTGCTGGGAGCTCTAGCCAGTCCCTTCTCTTCCAGAAAGCAGTTGTGTAAGGAAAACCCATGTGTTCAAAGGAACCAGGCGAGAGCCCTCTTCTATGGCTATGCCTTTGAGATCGTAAGACGAGCAGTTTGTGAGTTGCTCTTGCATAAGCCGTTTATGGCTTATGGTGAATGCACAGGAAGAGATGGTGTGGTGAAATGGAGGCAATAGATGGTAATAAGGGTGGTTCCTTGTCCAACTGCTTATATCTAACAAAGCTTGGGTAAGCCATTTAGCACCTATAGGCTTTCTTCTATTCACCAACACCTGGGACACTGACACTTGCCGTCCTTAAGTCATTGGGTAGAATGCAGAACATATGGCAAAGGACAACCTGCATTGAAGAGAGGAGATACTATAGCTCTATGTATGTACTATGGTCCTGTGAACCACCATCTATGCTAGTCAGAGTTTGTGGTGGAAGGAGTCCCAGCCCTTGAGATACCTGGAGGCAGGGAGTGGAGATAAGAactaggtggtggtggtggtggggacaaTAGAGAGAAGGGCATGTTGAAAGCACAGGACGGGGCTGCAGGCCCCCAGTGGTGACTGGGACCACCCATCCATGTTAGTCCAGACTGAGGTCTGGAGGGAGACCAGACAGGATCTCCAGCTACAGTGTCAGCTGGTAGTGGCTTTCCACCCTGTAACCCTACTGAACGCAGAAGTAAGACTTTTGGTTCTTGCTGGGGGATAAGTTGTAGGTTGTAAATGAAGAGACAGACCGACATCACGGTCATCTCTGCCATGAGAGAGGCAAGGAAGGGCAACCGCAGGATTCCGTTTTTCCAGCATAATGAAGCAAAGCAAGTATGTTGTTTTGTGAACAAAGTCCGTTTGCTGCTGTGGAGGCCCATGTAGCTTGCTGAAGCCCCAGCGCCCACTCGCTGCACAATCAGTGAAAGTGACTGTATTTTGCTAAGCCTCCATTTCCCACAGTAATGAGGAGAGGTGATAACTCCTACCTCAAAGAGCTGTTCACAGTACTCCATTCACCCTCTGATCACTTAGGAACAGCGAGCTACTATTATCAAGGGGATTCAAATGCAGTTTTGGTTTGTTGTCGTGTTGCTGTGACCTTGCCTGGCTTGCATATGCCACTCAGACCCCATCTCCCTGATAGCCCTGGACAGATAGATGATATTTACCTGTCGTCTGGTGCTAAGCCATAATTTACATGATCGAACCAGCTGTTCATCTTTCTTGCCAGCAACCAACTCGCAATTGGAGTTGGGAGAGCATTTCTGAACATGTTCTGAAATCGTGTTGTGAACACCATGTCCCACGGGTTCCCTGAGTCCGAGAGTCTGCTCATCACCCATGACCCTCCAGTGGTGCTGAGGAACACCTGGAAGCAATCAGAGATGGTAGATGGGTCATGACCTGAAAGGCACCATGTGTCTGTCACCCTCAAAATGCAGACCTAACAAGATAGTCTTGGCTCTTCTAAccactcttttattattattataatatataattataagttataattatattattataatatataattataagttATTCTAATGGGATAATATTTGAATATGTAGCGTATTAAAGCATTATTGTCTGCCAGGCTTGAGATACCTGGGGACCTCGGCGTGCCACGTGGGAAGATGCTGGGCAGGGATCGCAGGTACCTGCACTAATTCCACTTGTTTGCAATGAGAACAGGCTGTGGAAGCCATCAGGGCTGTCTTCAAAGTTAATTTCTCCACACACTACTGGTTTAACTGGCAGTAAAATTCAGTAATAcaatcagtctttttttttttttttttatcagattgGCTGGCTGAGTTTACCACCCAGTTCACTAAGCTCATTGTTGTATTGGTACCTACAGGACAAGTAATTTCCTGTGTAATtgttcaaaacacacacacaaaattggtTAACTTATCCATTACTTTGTTAATACAAGACAACTGATTCAACAGTGCTCATCTCCCACCTGACGGGGCACGAGGGCCACAGCCACAGCGCCAGTGCTTTTGTCTGACTTTATGACACGGAGTGTAGCGTCTGGCACTGCACATGGCCCGCTAGAGCTGCAGGCCATGGCTGCTCTGACTGTTTGTGCACGACCCTGCCTCTGTCATGACGCAGAATCAGAGGTGGCCTTTCAGTGGATATGAATTGTGACCAAAGCTAAGGGGGGTTTCTTTGCTGATGATAAGATGTATGCCAAAGCATGTTTTCTGATTAAAGAAACTTCCAGATGGTTAGTGACACAGAAATAACCATACGTCACACCCACACGAGGTGGGCCCGGGGGATGGACCTTATCCTTTCTTCAGATAATTCACCCTAAGTTCCTTCAAATCAATTAGTCCATCTGTCAGTCAGCGAATCAATCATCAAGCCCTTGGCCTCCTCTTCTGCATGCAGGGAGACCAGGGCCCTACTTCAGTGGCTTGTTTTGGTGATGAGGTGGCCACGCAGTGGAAGGCGTTTAGTGCAGTGCTTGGCAGAGTCTCCCAATCAGCAGTTACAATTTCTGCAGTCACCATCTCCTAATTGTGACATTTCCACTGCAGTGGGCCCACTGGGAGAGGGGCATGGACCCCCATGGGGGAGTGGCAACGAGTAAGGAGAGATGGGGCAGGTGGGAGACCTTAGCCAGAAACAGTTGCCGGGATCTTCTGACTTCCGGGACTGGATAGAGAAGAGGTGTGTCCCAGAGCTCTTGCTGGTTGGCTGGGAAATGACACGTGTGACAAGTCAGAGAAGCTGGTTTTGGAGGAGAGAAGACAACTGGATTTCACAGTAAAATTTATGAACACTCAATACAAACTATGAACACTCAATAAAAATCTATTGTGTTAGGCTTTTGTGCTCCCTGAACATCTGTCACGGTGTCAAATGCAGCCTATGACAAAGCTCTTCACTAAGTCACATCAAGAGTGGTACCTTCTTTGCCAGGTGGCTGGCCTCCACAGCAATGTCTGTGCCGGAATTTCCCATTCCAACCACAAGGACTCTCTTATCCTTAAACATGTCTGGATATTTATACTGTCGGCTATGAAAGTACTGGCCTTTAAAAGTATGTATACCTAGAGATAAAACAAGGTCAAATAGAAGATTTATAGGGTCAGTgaataaaatactaataatatttttCGGTTGATAGCACCCTTTTGACAGATAATTCAGGTTATTTTTACTAATACATTCAAGTTTGAGGAAATCTGAAATACAAATTCAAGACTTTGTAAAATATCGCCAGGGAATGACTCCATGTTATTAGACGGGCCGTGAGCGGTACCTACAAGATGGTTAACTCCTGGGCTGAAGCATTATggcataaaaatgttttaagcagGAGTCATTACGTTTAAGGGCTGTTGGAAGTCAGCGGGATGATGTTCTGTTCACTAATACCCGACTCTTACACGCTGCATAGCTTTTCACATCCAACGGACAGGAGTAGAGAATCTAAAGGGAACTGTGAACCAGTGCCTCTACTCGGGGACATCCGCTGTGTGCCTGCTGCTGTGTGCCTGCCACTGTGCTAGACGAAATGGGGAAATAAGACAAATTCACCAAGATCCATGTGAGCTTGGGAAGTTCACTGGTAGTTCACCTCGGTGACTGACGGTAACTCGGCCTGAGTTTGCTGAGTCATCCAGAGAAAACTGGGTTGTGGCCAACACCAGGATTTTGGGGCTAGCTGTATCCCAGGCAGTCAGTGCCAGACTAAACTTAGTGAGACATCCA of Marmota flaviventris isolate mMarFla1 chromosome 12, mMarFla1.hap1, whole genome shotgun sequence contains these proteins:
- the Fmo1 gene encoding flavin-containing monooxygenase 1: MAKRVAVVGAGVSGLASVKCCLEEGLQPTCFERSEDIGGLWRFTEHVEEGRASLYKSVVSNSSKEMSCYSDFPFPEDCPNYVPNSHFLQYLKMYANQFNLLECIQFKTTVCSVTKRPDFAVSGQWEVVTMHEGKQSSATFDAVMVCTGYLTTPYLPLDSFPGIHTFKGQYFHSRQYKYPDMFKDKRVLVVGMGNSGTDIAVEASHLAKKVFLSTTGGSWVMSRLSDSGNPWDMVFTTRFQNMFRNALPTPIASWLLARKMNSWFDHVNYGLAPDDRVQLREPVINDDLPGCIITGKVQIKPSIKEVKENSVLFSNTPKEEPVDIIVFATGYTFAFPFLDESVVKVEGGQASLYKYVFPAHLQKPTLAVIGLIKPFGSIIPTGEVQARWVVQVLKGLHTLPPPSVRIEEVEERKQNKPSGFGLHYCKALQSDYIEYIDELLTYINAKPNLFSLLLTDPRLALAIFFGPCTPYQFRLTGPGKWQGARNTILTQWDRTLKATKTRTVRESPSSFESLFKLISFLAFLVAIFLIFL